CACCTCGGTATTATGCACGACGTTGTTCGCGGCGGCCGGATATGCCGCAGGGGTATACGACATCCCCGGACATGCCATGTCCGCGGTGTGTATCGAAGGGTATGAGGCTCCGGAGTCGTCATCCGCAGGCGACAGGATACTGTATACCGACATCGGCGGAGGCAAGGTATACTATGGCTGCGAGACCACGACCGCATACCACATGGATGTAGGTCTGGCCGACAGCAGACTTATATGCGACGAGAAGACCGGGGAACTTTACGACAGCATCAAACTGTACATGCTGTGACATGATGTTGAAGGGGCCACAGGGAAGAACCACTTAAGATGGTATCTCAGGAATCGAAGGTTCCTGCGATACCAGCTTCGAAGATCAGACCATACACGCCGCGGCCATCCGCACGGCCGTATCTGCGACATGCTTTGCCCATTGCGGACGTTTACACATCTTCCCTGTTGCCGTCCCCATTATCCATTCCTTTTAATTCTTTTCTGTAGAGATAGTATTCGTGGACCAACGGGACGTATCCCAGCGCGCTCATGAGTTCGTAGGGGATGTCTTCATAGTTCTTCTTTCTGTTGTGACCGGTCCCTACCCATCTTATACGTTCCTGCAGGTAGCGATCCACCGTCTCCAGTCCCTCGATCGAGTTGATCATGGGGAAGTACCATTTCTTCCACGACAGTTCTCCGGACTCCACTCCGAAGAATATCCTGTCGAATTTTTGGATCATCACCGTCATTCTGGCTTTCGGAGAGGCGCCGGTCCTGTCCCCCCAACGCGATATGCTGCGGGAAGCCCTTCTGATCTTCGCCTTGATCTTCTTCACAGTGATATCCGCTAAGTCAACCTTTCCGCCGTCGATTCCGAACCCTAGGAATTCTATGGTCTCTCCCGGGGAGTATATGTGTTCCTTTTTCGGGTTCATGCTGAGGCCCTTGGATGCCAGGTGGTTGCAGACATACTCCCTGTACTCTTCCAGTTCCTCCTCGAAGTCGGCCAGTATCAGGATGTCGTCCGCATATCTCGCATAGAACACCCCCTCGTCCTGAAAATGGAAGTCCATGTCCATGAGGTAGAGGTCGGCCAGAAATGCGGATATGGGGATGCCGGCCATGATCCCCTTGCTGTCCTCTCTGAGGATCCTGCCTTCGGATAGGACGTGAGGGTTTGTAAGGATTCCCGATATGACGTCATAGGTCTGCCGATCCACGGTATCTTCCAGGATCGGAAGCAGTTTTTCGAGTTTTACGGAATTGAAATAGTCGTGGATGTCCGCCTTGTAGCAATATTTTCTTTCCAGTCCGTCTACTCCGGTAATCCTGCGGATGGCCTGTTTCACCCCTATGTCCTTACGATAGGAGTACAGATTGTCTGCGAATATGCGGTCGTATCTGTGGAGCAGATACGCCATCATTTTCAGGACCATGTTCTCCTTGCGGGTGAAGCTGTAGACGATGCGCCTCTTGTCCGTGCCTGCCTTGCTGATACTTTTCTTTCTCGGTATTGAGAATCTGTATTCCCCTGCCTGTATCTTCTCCGTGATGTTACGATACATGCGATTTTTCACGAACCTGCGGAAATCCTCCTTCTCGCGGTCCGAACAAGTGTTACCAGCTATCTTATTCTCCAGAAAGAGGTCCCATTTCCTATCGTCGCATAGGTCGCCGATCAGAGACATGTCAAATCCCCGGATGTGGGGGTCCCCCGTTGAATGTCAATCCTATAGCGGCCCTATGCATCGTATCCCTGTATTCCGAGGTCCTTACAGCGGACCACAGGCGTGTATATAATGACACGGCTTTGGATTATTTAGGGGGTAGGTTGTTATTAACAGTACTTAATAAACAGGGTGCCCTCCCTTCATCCATGCATGGGAAAACTGCCGCAGGGCATCATCCAGAATAATCCGTGATGCCGCATCGGCGTTCTTCGGGAAGGATCATGATGTATCTCGGGATCTTTCAATCCGTCCGATCCTTTAGAAGTAACTTCCCGTCCGGATAAACAATATATGAATCGAATGCTTAGCGTAGATTATGAAACCCCTTCCGATAGGTGTACAGGATTTTAAATCCGTTCGTAAAACGGACAAATATTTCGTTGACAAGAGTATGCTTATCGGACAGATTCTTGATCAGAATGATTGTGGAGTATTCCTATATACCAGGCCTCGTCGTTTCGGAAAATCCCTTAACCTGAGCATGCTTGATGCTTTTTTCAATATCAAATATAAAGGAAACGATTGGTTCGATGGACTCGAGATATCGAAACATCACGAATATGATGTTTATAAGAATGCATTTCCGGTAATATCCATCGATTTAAAATCTTGCGGCGTCAAGGATTTCAACGGTTTTTTGAAGGATTTCAATTCGATATTGTTCGATGTTTTTGATGATTTCACTTACCTCAGGGAATCTTTGAAGTTAAGCGAGGAGAGCAAACAACTGTTTACAAAGTATTACGCCGGGGACAAGGACGAATCCGATTCTAAAAATGCTTTTAAAAAACTATGTTCGATGCTGGAAAAACACCACGGAACCAAAGTGATAGTCCTCATGGATGAGTACGATTCTGCTGTCAACACAGTATCTGACATCGGACTTCGCCGTGAGATAATAGCTTTTTTGAAAGGGGTAATGTCCTCACTTTTCAAGGGAAACGATTCCCTTCAGATGGGTATTGTCACGGGAGTGATGCAGATCACCAAGGAGAACATATTCAGCGGTCTGAACAATCTCTATGTTGATAATATTTTGAGCAAGCGGTTCGATGAGATGTTCGGTTTCACCGACAGCGAAGTGCAGAAGATATGTTCCGATTACGGTCATCCGGAGAAGTTCGGGGAGGCCAAGGAGTGGTACGACGGCTATCGTTTCGGAAATGCGGACATCTATAATCCTTGGAGCATCCTCAACTATGTGTCGGAGGGTTTCGAGCCGGCACCGTACTGGGCCAACACCAGCGGGAACGACATTTTAGAAGACCTTCTTCTCCATGCGGACGACGGCGTCCTCAAGGACCTCGGGACCCTGGGTTCCGGAGGGAGCGTCATCCACGGTATTTCCGCATCCCTGACGTTCGACGACCTCTGCGGCAATCTCGGCAGCATATATTCCCTTATGGCTATGTCCGGGTACCTCAAGGCGATCCCGGGGGAGGGAGGATACAGACTTTCCATACCCAACAAGGAATTGTATTCGGTCTTCTCTCAGATGACGTTCCGTTTCGTTTTCCATGACGATGATGCGTTCGAAAGTCTCAGAGCCTTTTCCAAGGCGATCCTCTCCCAGGACGTCCAGGTCATGGAGAGGTCTCTGTATGCCCTGATGGCCGATACCCTCAGCTCCCGTGTATTGGATAACGAACATTCGTATCAGGCTTTCATAGCAGGGGTCCTGATGATGATGTCCGGAAGATATTCTGTAACGGCGGACAGGGAGTCCGGGAAGGGATACTACGACATCAGGATGGAAAAGATGTCGGGGCCCGGATGCAACGTTGTAATGGAGATCAAGAGGTCGGACGACGCAGGTTCCCGTGAGAGGGATGCGGCAGGGGCCATAAGGCACATCAGGGAGAAGGATTATGCACGCGGTCTGAACGGCCCTACCGTGCTGTACGGGGTGGCGTTCTTCGGGAAGGAGCCGCTTATAGTGTCCGAGATGCTCTGACCGGGATGTGCCGATTCATATCAGATGGGCGACGAGTCTCCTCCCGTCCCTGAACACGGAGTATTCCTCACGGCCTCTGTATCCTATGAGTCCTTCGAGTGCCGGAAGGGATATGGTGCCGTCCACGCATATGCCGTGTCCGTCGACGTCGGGTTCGAAGGAGATGTAGCTCCCGCTTCTGGCCAGGGTGACCTTGTACCGCGGAAGCACGAAGAGGTCCGATGTGAGCTCGGAGGGGCCGCTTCTTACGATCTTCCCCACCGGTTCCGGTGCCTCGGAGGACGTGGCGGCATGCTCCTGCGAAGGTTCTTTCTCCGGCGGATCCGACATGATGTCCGCCATCTCGCCGATGATGTAATCCATGTAGTCCAACTCGGTCTCCAATTCGGAGATCCTGTCCTGTGCCGTTCTCAGGTCGTTTGCCAAGGATGCCTCCCTGGGGGTCTCCTTAGCAGGGGTGACGGACTCCCGGCTCTTTTCCCTCTTCTCGAATCCTTTGATCCTACCATCCATTTCTCCGACGGTCTTCTCCAGGCCGGAGATCCTCTCATCCTTGGTCTCGGATTCCTTTTCGGCCTTCTCTGCACGTCTGAGGGCCGCATCCCTTTCCTCGCGGACTTTTTTCAGCTCGTCGGAGGTCTTTTTGTTCTTATCTTCCGATTTTCTGAGTTTCTCATCCAGATCTTTCTTCATCTGGTCGAACTTGTATCTGGAGACGGTCTCCTGCCCTTCCGTCGCTTTGACGGACGATCCTCCGCTTGCAGCAGCGAGGGCCTTTTTCTCCTCCTCGCTGAGGCCGGTGAGCTCGGGCACATCGCCGTTGGAATGAATTCCGATACCCCTCATCATGCAGATCCGGGATATCTATCGGAAACAGGGATAATAAAGATGTTGAGTATACCTGTATCATCAATACGTGGTTAGAATGACCCTCTTCGCCGAACACCCCTACAATCGCGTCATGGTATTCATCGACTATCGCAATATCTACGAAGGTTGCAGATTCTTCGAGGAATATTTGGGGATGGACCTCTTCAGGCTCACCCAGATCCTCGTAGGGACGAGAGACCTCATCGGCGCATACATATTCGACGGGAAGTTGCCGTCGTCCGGCGGAGGGGATGCCACGGTCCGCATGCACAACAAGTTCCGCGAGCAGGGTTTCAGGGTCATTGCGAGGGAGTCCCTCGCCATCCGCGACGGGAAGGTGGTCCAGAAGGAGGTCGACGTCTCCCTTGCCTGCGAGATGCTGGAACATGCCCTTCTCAACCATTTCGACGTCGCCATCGTGATCAGCGGGGACAGGGATTTCGTACCTGCGATGCAGAAGGTGCAGGCCGCCGGCAAGAGGGTGGAGGTGGCCGCCTTCGAGGACGTCTACAACGAGGAGTGCAAGAGGGTGGCGGACATCTACTACCTTCTGGACGACATCCCGTTCCTCATACTGTCCAATCCGTCCGATGCGGGGGAAGGGCCCTATGAGTGAGCGCAAGATGGACCTTCTGGACCTCCAGAGGGAGTATGGGGGCGCATTCACAGAAGGGGGCTTCACCCAGGAAGATCTGGAAAGACAGACCAGGAAGCTCCGCGTCCTCCGTTTCGCCCTCGATATGAAGAAGGTGAACATCGTGTCCCGTCTGGACGGTCGCATAGTGTTCATCAACAGGATGTATGAGGGGACGGTCGGGATAGACGACGTCTGGCTATGTTCGGTGGAGGAGAGCGGGACCGTCTATTATGCGACCCCTTTGAAGAAGATCACCGCCGCAACAGCCATGGAGTTCGACGACAGGCTCCGCAGTGAGGTGACGGCCGCCCTCTGGGAGATCAACAAGAGGGCATATGTGAAGATCTTCGAGGAGAAGTACAGGGAGGAGATGTACTCCAAGGCGACGGAGGAGGCCAATGCGAGGAACAGCGAGATCATCAGGAATCTCAGGGACCAGGTGGCCGACCTCAGTAAGCAGGTGGAACAGAGCAAGATCGTCATGGAGTCCCGCGAGACCCCCGTATCCGAGGACGAGATTGAACTTTCGTCGGAGGACCTGCCGGTCTCCGGGAGCGGGCTCCAGGTGTCGTTGTGTACCGCGGTCTCCGACCGCCCTCTGACGGAGACGCCCCCTCCCATCATCGGAGGAAGGTCCAGGACCTGTGTGCCCGGGATACCCGAGATACGCCATACCGATACCATCCCCCGCACTGAGCCTGTAAGCCAGAAATATCGGGTGGAGAGGTTGGATGCGGAGACCCTCTACAGCGATTCGTTCGCAGACGGGAAGTACTTCGTCCACATCAACCTGAGCGGGAAGTTCCTGGTCATAAGACCCAACGGGTATGCCAATGTAATAGCCACCAACCACCGCATGGTGCTGAGGGGCCTAGGGGTCATGGCCAAGTTCACGGAGCGGACGCAGCTCATAGCGGAATACAACAGCAAGTACGATGGGCTGTTGGTATACCTGTGATGGTCCGCACAGTCATATCGTATATGTCGTCCTGTTCTGTCACATGGTCGGCGTAATCGTCACACCTTAGGATGCGTATCGATCCATCCGTATGGGGCGGTCCCGTTCGACCGAAGGATCCGCTTTTCAGAGGATCTTGATCAAAAACCATATCTTATATGACCGGAATCACGGAGATAGTTTGATGATCGCCTTTGTCGATCGTCCAGGGCCATTGGAACGGTGTATCGATGAACGACGAATCTTTGATGCTGGGTCTTGAAAGGGGATTCTTGGACTACACAGTCCCTGCCAATGCAGACCGTATCCCCCAGTTCATATCCAACGACCCGTCCCGTGGGGAGAAGGTCATAACCACCATGAGGGAGGAGATGAGGAACTGCGACTCCTTCATGTTCTCCGTCGCATTCATCACATACGACGGTGTGAACGCCCTTCTGGAGGAATTCAAGTATCTCCGCGACCACGGCATCCCCGGGAAGATACTGACGTCCCAGTATCAGAATTTCACAGAACCGAAGGCCATAAGGAAGATCCAATCCCTTGGCAACATCGAGATAAAGATCGTGACCGAGGAGCAGATGAAGATGCATTCCAAATGCTACATCTTCTCCCGGAAAGGTACCTACGACGTCATCATAGGCAGCAGCAACCTTACGAACAACGCCTTGTGTTCCAACGGGGAATGGAACGTCAGATTCAACTCCCTGTCCACCGGCGAGTTGGTCAAGGACATCATCGACAGTTTCGAAAAGGTGTTCGAGCATGCGATGCCGATAACCGACCAGTGGATGGAGGTGTATGAGGAGATCTACGACAGGTATCGGTTCTCCACACCCGCATTCCACGACATCCCTGCCCAAAACAACGGGATAAGACCCAACAAGATGCAGGAAGAGGCCCTTCGCGGTCTCCAGGAGATACGCAACAGGGGAGGCACCCGTGCACTGGTCATCTCCGCCACCGGAAGCGGAAAAACATACCTGTCCGCTTTCGACGCCAAGGCGTACGGGGGAAGGTTCCTATATCTGGTACATAGGAGGCCGATCCTTAACAAATCATTCGAGAGTTTCAGGAGGGTCCTCGGTTCCGGGGCCTCCATGGCGAAGTATGACAGTTCCCAAGGGTGTCCGGATGAAGACTACATATTCGCCACGGTGCAGACCATGTCCAATCCGGAGGTCTACAGAAGGATCCCGAGGGACCGTTTCGACTACATCATGATCGACGAGGTCCATCACATCGGTGCCCCCACATACCAGGCCATCGTGGACTATTTCGAACCCAGTTTCCTGGCCGGGATGACGGCCACACCCGATCGTTCCGACGGTTTCGACATCTATGGTTTCTTCCATCACAACATCGCTTACGAGATCAGGCTGAAACAGGCCATGGAGTACAATCTGGTCTGTCCCTTCCATTATTTCGGTATATCGGACATAGAGGTGGGAGGGGTATCCCTCGACGACGTCTCTCGTTTCTCGGACATAGAGTTCGAGAAGAGGGTCGAATATGTGATAGACAATGCAGAATTCTATGGGCATGGCGGAGACCGTTTGAGGGGATTGGCGTTCTGCAGCACCCTCAAAGAGGCCGAGATGTTCTCCACCATGTTCAACAGACGCGGATACCGTACCGCCTGGGTATCCGGCAGTCTAGACAAGGATGTCCTCGAGATCCTCATAGAGAGGTTGGAGTCGGACGAGGAGGACTATGCGTTGGACTACATCTTTGCAGTTGACCTGTTCAACGAAGGAGTGGACATCCCCTCCGTCAACCAGGTCATAATGCTCCGTCCTACGGAATCCCCCATAGTGTACATACAGCAGCTGGGGCGCGGATTGAGGCTCGACAAAGGTAAGGATTTCGTCACCGTCCTCGACTTCATAGGCAACTATGACAAGAACTACAATATCCCGATAGCCCTCTCTGACGACCATTCCTACAGCAAGATCGAGGCCAGAAGATTCGTGGCATCCGGGGACAGCATAATCTACGGTAACTCGACCATAAGTTTCGACGAGGTGTCGAAAGCCAAGATCTATGAATCGATAGATAAGGCCAGTTTTTCCAAGGATGCCATCCTGGTGGAGGCATATATGGAACTCAAATCCAAACTCGGACGGATCCCCAAGCTCATCGAATTCAGGAAGTACGGTTCGATGGACGTCCTCAACATTCTGTTAAAGCACAATTCATATCATAATTTCCTGAAGAAGAAGGACAAGGACTATCATACCGCATTCTCTCCGAAGGCGGAGGAGATGCTGGAGTATCTCACCAAGATCATCGCCCCTGGGAAAAGGGTCTTGGAGGTCGAGGTCTTGAAGATGATATGTTCCGGCGGCGACAGTGTCAAAGAACGTATCGAGGAGATGCATCCGGAACTGGATCAAAACGCGTTGAACAACATCGTATCGGTTTTCGATGGTACATTCTATAAAAACCATAAAAACCATAAAAACCATAAAAACCATAAAAACGACATCAAATTGATCTCCGAGAACAAGGTGTGTGACGATTTCCTTCACATGATGGAAGAGGCGGGTTTCAAGGAGGCCGTACAGGACCTGATTGATCTGGGTCTGGACAACAATACCTCATACTCCCCGTTGTATCGCGATACCAATTTCGTGCTGAACAGGATGTATACATACGACGATGTCTGCAGGCTGATGAATTGGAAGGCCAATGTGAATGCCCAGACTATCGGAGGATACAAGTTCGACAAGACGACCAACACATTCTCCATATTCATCAACTATGTGAAAGGGGAGGACGTTGTGGAATCACAGCGTTACGATGACCATTTCGAGAACAGGAACACCCTGATCGCATTCTCCAAATCCACAGAGGGCAAGGGTGCCAATAATATGGTGTGTGTGGGGGACCAGGTCAATAATGACGTCAGGATACACCTTTTCGTACGTAAGAACAAGAAAGACGAAGGCTCCAAGGAATTC
The nucleotide sequence above comes from Candidatus Methanomethylophilus alvi Mx1201. Encoded proteins:
- a CDS encoding reverse transcriptase domain-containing protein, giving the protein MSLIGDLCDDRKWDLFLENKIAGNTCSDREKEDFRRFVKNRMYRNITEKIQAGEYRFSIPRKKSISKAGTDKRRIVYSFTRKENMVLKMMAYLLHRYDRIFADNLYSYRKDIGVKQAIRRITGVDGLERKYCYKADIHDYFNSVKLEKLLPILEDTVDRQTYDVISGILTNPHVLSEGRILREDSKGIMAGIPISAFLADLYLMDMDFHFQDEGVFYARYADDILILADFEEELEEYREYVCNHLASKGLSMNPKKEHIYSPGETIEFLGFGIDGGKVDLADITVKKIKAKIRRASRSISRWGDRTGASPKARMTVMIQKFDRIFFGVESGELSWKKWYFPMINSIEGLETVDRYLQERIRWVGTGHNRKKNYEDIPYELMSALGYVPLVHEYYLYRKELKGMDNGDGNREDV
- a CDS encoding AAA family ATPase; the protein is MKPLPIGVQDFKSVRKTDKYFVDKSMLIGQILDQNDCGVFLYTRPRRFGKSLNLSMLDAFFNIKYKGNDWFDGLEISKHHEYDVYKNAFPVISIDLKSCGVKDFNGFLKDFNSILFDVFDDFTYLRESLKLSEESKQLFTKYYAGDKDESDSKNAFKKLCSMLEKHHGTKVIVLMDEYDSAVNTVSDIGLRREIIAFLKGVMSSLFKGNDSLQMGIVTGVMQITKENIFSGLNNLYVDNILSKRFDEMFGFTDSEVQKICSDYGHPEKFGEAKEWYDGYRFGNADIYNPWSILNYVSEGFEPAPYWANTSGNDILEDLLLHADDGVLKDLGTLGSGGSVIHGISASLTFDDLCGNLGSIYSLMAMSGYLKAIPGEGGYRLSIPNKELYSVFSQMTFRFVFHDDDAFESLRAFSKAILSQDVQVMERSLYALMADTLSSRVLDNEHSYQAFIAGVLMMMSGRYSVTADRESGKGYYDIRMEKMSGPGCNVVMEIKRSDDAGSRERDAAGAIRHIREKDYARGLNGPTVLYGVAFFGKEPLIVSEML
- a CDS encoding LabA-like NYN domain-containing protein, with protein sequence MTLFAEHPYNRVMVFIDYRNIYEGCRFFEEYLGMDLFRLTQILVGTRDLIGAYIFDGKLPSSGGGDATVRMHNKFREQGFRVIARESLAIRDGKVVQKEVDVSLACEMLEHALLNHFDVAIVISGDRDFVPAMQKVQAAGKRVEVAAFEDVYNEECKRVADIYYLLDDIPFLILSNPSDAGEGPYE
- a CDS encoding DUF3427 domain-containing protein; this encodes MNDESLMLGLERGFLDYTVPANADRIPQFISNDPSRGEKVITTMREEMRNCDSFMFSVAFITYDGVNALLEEFKYLRDHGIPGKILTSQYQNFTEPKAIRKIQSLGNIEIKIVTEEQMKMHSKCYIFSRKGTYDVIIGSSNLTNNALCSNGEWNVRFNSLSTGELVKDIIDSFEKVFEHAMPITDQWMEVYEEIYDRYRFSTPAFHDIPAQNNGIRPNKMQEEALRGLQEIRNRGGTRALVISATGSGKTYLSAFDAKAYGGRFLYLVHRRPILNKSFESFRRVLGSGASMAKYDSSQGCPDEDYIFATVQTMSNPEVYRRIPRDRFDYIMIDEVHHIGAPTYQAIVDYFEPSFLAGMTATPDRSDGFDIYGFFHHNIAYEIRLKQAMEYNLVCPFHYFGISDIEVGGVSLDDVSRFSDIEFEKRVEYVIDNAEFYGHGGDRLRGLAFCSTLKEAEMFSTMFNRRGYRTAWVSGSLDKDVLEILIERLESDEEDYALDYIFAVDLFNEGVDIPSVNQVIMLRPTESPIVYIQQLGRGLRLDKGKDFVTVLDFIGNYDKNYNIPIALSDDHSYSKIEARRFVASGDSIIYGNSTISFDEVSKAKIYESIDKASFSKDAILVEAYMELKSKLGRIPKLIEFRKYGSMDVLNILLKHNSYHNFLKKKDKDYHTAFSPKAEEMLEYLTKIIAPGKRVLEVEVLKMICSGGDSVKERIEEMHPELDQNALNNIVSVFDGTFYKNHKNHKNHKNHKNDIKLISENKVCDDFLHMMEEAGFKEAVQDLIDLGLDNNTSYSPLYRDTNFVLNRMYTYDDVCRLMNWKANVNAQTIGGYKFDKTTNTFSIFINYVKGEDVVESQRYDDHFENRNTLIAFSKSTEGKGANNMVCVGDQVNNDVRIHLFVRKNKKDEGSKEFYYLGELDFVSFMNDEKPVKIMYRLKDEVRSDLFDYFNS